A genomic window from Methylorubrum extorquens includes:
- a CDS encoding zeta toxin family protein codes for MTDAAPPLADRFPAAASGTAPADEPAFHAWNPGLEPGLPRAMRPLATVFRPENVRLPFSEILELSDFSGLPATQLAPFRPERLAVHEVLIRVMADISVPVGEVYADLGLNFRRIVGTLLREGVMHRLDAVAATLDAVRAEAEAALERELSALFDEAPAPPPEPASGWAGWLRRLGPRAPPSPSPSLTGDGQARILARLDERCAAASEAESMESAAREALRTVFGHVIARQGMLIRDRALLRRLAGILVTNRCGSDRIGALIAPWIEAVAAAQGYHRPAPQAQPVVMNVKGASASGKSTIRPYQRDLAGRIGAQWQDFAVITPDVWRKFLLDYDSLGEARRYAGPLTGHEVEIVDAKLDRYITRKAAGGRLSHLLIDRFRFDSFSTEAGSDGAGQLLTRFGQRVYLQFMVTPPEETVERAWKRGEEFGRYKAVEDLLAHNVEAFTGMPRLFFTWALRRDRPVFFEFLDNSVPKGARPLTIAFGTNDAMTILDAKALLAIERYRRIDIRARAAAEVYRGVADAPEAEARFLREALRQVSVVRFVDRESGRVFARFESGRLVGLDPGGLAAARREAETARALAATGLTDETEGVAPLDEVLCPAETSTLGAWGPEADRGDP; via the coding sequence ATGACCGACGCCGCGCCGCCCCTCGCCGACAGGTTTCCGGCCGCGGCCAGTGGCACCGCCCCCGCGGACGAGCCGGCCTTCCACGCCTGGAATCCCGGTCTCGAACCCGGCCTGCCGCGGGCGATGCGCCCGCTCGCGACGGTATTCCGGCCCGAGAACGTTCGCCTGCCCTTCTCCGAAATCCTCGAACTGTCCGATTTCAGCGGCCTGCCCGCGACACAGCTCGCCCCCTTCCGGCCTGAGCGCCTCGCGGTCCACGAGGTGCTGATCCGGGTCATGGCCGACATCTCGGTCCCCGTCGGCGAAGTCTATGCCGATCTCGGTCTGAACTTCCGGCGCATCGTCGGCACGTTGCTGCGCGAGGGCGTGATGCACCGCCTCGACGCGGTCGCGGCCACCCTCGACGCGGTCCGCGCCGAGGCCGAGGCGGCGCTGGAGCGCGAGCTGTCGGCCCTGTTCGACGAGGCGCCCGCGCCGCCGCCCGAACCGGCCTCCGGCTGGGCCGGGTGGCTCCGCCGCCTCGGCCCGCGCGCGCCGCCCTCCCCTTCTCCTTCGCTGACCGGCGACGGGCAGGCACGCATCCTCGCCCGCCTCGACGAACGATGCGCGGCAGCGAGCGAAGCCGAGAGCATGGAGAGCGCCGCCCGCGAGGCTCTGCGCACGGTGTTCGGCCACGTTATCGCCCGCCAGGGCATGCTGATCCGCGACCGCGCGCTGCTGCGGCGGCTCGCCGGCATCCTCGTCACCAACCGCTGCGGCAGCGACCGGATCGGTGCGCTGATCGCGCCCTGGATCGAGGCGGTCGCTGCGGCGCAGGGCTATCATCGGCCCGCGCCGCAAGCGCAGCCGGTCGTGATGAACGTCAAGGGCGCCTCGGCCTCGGGCAAGAGCACGATCCGGCCCTATCAGCGCGACCTCGCCGGACGGATCGGCGCACAATGGCAGGACTTTGCCGTCATCACGCCCGACGTCTGGCGCAAGTTCCTGCTGGATTACGACAGCTTGGGTGAAGCGCGCCGCTATGCCGGCCCGCTGACCGGCCACGAGGTCGAGATCGTCGATGCCAAGCTCGACCGCTACATCACCCGCAAGGCGGCCGGTGGCCGCCTCTCGCACCTGCTGATCGACCGCTTCCGCTTCGACAGCTTCTCGACGGAGGCCGGCAGCGACGGCGCCGGGCAGCTCCTCACCCGGTTCGGCCAGCGCGTCTACCTGCAATTCATGGTCACCCCGCCCGAGGAAACCGTGGAGCGGGCCTGGAAGCGAGGGGAGGAATTCGGACGCTACAAGGCGGTCGAGGATCTGCTGGCGCACAATGTCGAGGCCTTCACCGGCATGCCGCGGCTGTTCTTCACCTGGGCGCTGCGCCGGGACCGGCCGGTGTTCTTCGAATTCCTCGACAACAGCGTGCCCAAGGGCGCGCGTCCGCTCACCATCGCGTTCGGCACGAACGACGCGATGACGATCCTCGACGCCAAAGCCCTGCTGGCGATCGAGCGTTATCGGCGGATCGACATTCGCGCCCGCGCGGCGGCCGAAGTCTATCGCGGCGTTGCCGACGCACCGGAGGCCGAGGCGCGCTTTCTACGGGAGGCACTGCGGCAGGTGTCCGTGGTGCGCTTTGTCGATCGGGAATCGGGGCGGGTCTTCGCGCGCTTCGAGAGCGGTCGTCTCGTCGGCCTCGACCCGGGGGGTCTGGCCGCCGCGCGCCGGGAAGCCGAGACGGCGCGGGCGCTCGCGGCAACGGGCCTGACGGACGAGACCGAGGGCGTCGCGCCGCTCGACGAGGTTCTGTGCCCGGCCGAAACCTCGACCCTCGGCGCATGGGGTCCGGAGGCCGACCGGGGAGACCCTTAA
- the oxc gene encoding oxalyl-CoA decarboxylase, giving the protein MTVQAQNIDAITAGAVPHEEPALTDGFHLVIDALKLNGIETIYNVPGIPITDLGRLAQAEGLRVISFRHEQNAGNAAAIAGFLTKKPGICLTVSAPGFLNGLTALANATTNCFPMILISGSSEREIVDLQQGDYEEMDQLAIAKPLCKAAFRVLHAADIGIGVARAIRAAVSGRPGGVYLDLPAKLFSQVIDGALGAKSLVKVIDAAPAQLPAPASVARALDLLKSAERPLIILGKGAAYAQADEAVRALVEESGIPYVPMSMAKGLLPDTHPLSAGAARSTALKDSDVVVLIGARLNWLLSHGKGKTWGEPGSKRFIQIDIEPREMDSNVEIAAPMVGDIGSCVEALLAGIRQDWKGAPAGWLETLRSKREANIAKMAPKLMKNTAPMDFHSALGALRTVIKERPDAILVNEGANTLDLARGIIDMYQPRKRLDVGTWGVMGIGMGFAVAAAVETGKPVLAVEGDSAFGFSGMEVETICRYALPVCIVIFNNNGIYRGTDTDPTGRDPGTTVFVKNSRYDKMMEAFGGVGVNVTTPDELKRAVDAAMDSGKPTLINAEIDPAAGSESGNIGSLNPQSTLKKKGA; this is encoded by the coding sequence ATGACCGTCCAGGCCCAGAACATCGACGCGATCACCGCGGGCGCCGTGCCCCATGAGGAGCCCGCCCTGACGGACGGCTTCCACCTCGTCATCGACGCGCTCAAGCTCAACGGCATCGAGACGATCTACAACGTGCCCGGCATCCCGATCACCGATCTCGGCCGGCTCGCCCAGGCCGAGGGCCTGCGCGTCATCTCCTTCCGCCACGAGCAGAACGCAGGCAACGCCGCCGCGATCGCCGGCTTCCTCACCAAGAAGCCGGGCATCTGCCTCACCGTCTCCGCGCCGGGCTTCCTCAATGGCCTCACTGCGCTGGCCAATGCCACCACCAACTGCTTCCCGATGATCCTGATCTCCGGCTCCTCCGAGCGCGAGATCGTCGATCTGCAGCAGGGCGATTACGAGGAGATGGACCAACTCGCCATCGCCAAGCCGCTGTGCAAGGCCGCCTTCCGCGTTCTGCACGCCGCCGATATCGGCATCGGCGTGGCGCGCGCCATCCGCGCGGCGGTCTCCGGCCGGCCCGGCGGCGTCTATCTCGATCTGCCCGCCAAGCTGTTCTCGCAGGTCATCGACGGCGCGCTCGGCGCGAAGTCGCTGGTGAAGGTGATCGATGCGGCTCCGGCCCAGCTTCCGGCCCCGGCCTCCGTCGCCCGGGCGCTGGATCTGCTGAAGTCGGCCGAGCGTCCGCTCATCATCCTCGGCAAGGGCGCGGCCTACGCCCAGGCCGACGAGGCGGTGCGCGCGCTCGTCGAGGAGAGCGGCATCCCCTACGTGCCGATGAGCATGGCCAAGGGCCTCCTGCCCGACACCCACCCGCTCTCGGCCGGCGCGGCGCGCTCCACCGCGCTCAAGGATTCCGATGTCGTGGTGCTGATCGGCGCCCGTCTGAACTGGCTGCTCTCCCACGGCAAGGGCAAGACTTGGGGCGAACCCGGCTCGAAGCGCTTCATCCAGATCGACATCGAGCCGCGCGAGATGGACTCGAACGTCGAGATCGCAGCACCCATGGTCGGCGACATCGGCTCCTGCGTCGAGGCGCTGCTCGCGGGTATCCGTCAGGACTGGAAGGGCGCCCCCGCCGGCTGGCTCGAGACGCTGCGGAGCAAGCGTGAGGCGAACATCGCCAAGATGGCTCCGAAGCTGATGAAGAACACCGCGCCGATGGACTTCCACTCGGCGCTGGGCGCCTTGCGGACCGTCATCAAGGAGCGGCCCGACGCGATCCTCGTCAACGAGGGCGCGAACACCCTCGATCTCGCCCGCGGCATCATCGATATGTACCAGCCGCGCAAGCGCCTGGATGTCGGCACCTGGGGCGTGATGGGCATCGGCATGGGCTTCGCCGTCGCGGCCGCCGTCGAGACCGGCAAGCCGGTGCTGGCGGTGGAGGGCGACTCGGCCTTCGGCTTCTCCGGCATGGAGGTGGAAACCATCTGCCGCTACGCGCTGCCGGTCTGCATCGTGATCTTCAACAACAACGGCATCTATCGCGGTACCGACACCGACCCGACCGGCCGTGATCCCGGCACCACCGTCTTCGTCAAGAACTCCCGCTACGACAAGATGATGGAGGCCTTCGGCGGCGTCGGCGTGAACGTCACCACGCCGGACGAGCTGAAGCGGGCCGTGGACGCGGCGATGGATTCCGGCAAGCCGACCCTCATCAACGCGGAGATCGACCCGGCCGCGGGCAGCGAAAGCGGCAACATCGGCAGCCTCAACCCGCAGAGCACCTTGAAGAAGAAGGGGGCCTGA
- the oxlT gene encoding oxalate/formate MFS antiporter, which yields MAPSTTSHVPPPTSRWLQLLFGIICMCMIANMQYGWTFFVNPMQERHGWDRAAIQVAFTLFVLTETWLVPIEGWFVDKYGPRVVTLIGGLLCGLAWVINAYADTLWLLYVGAAVGGTGAGAVYGTCVGNSLKWFPDRRGLAAGLTAMGFGAGSALTVIPIQAVIHHYGYEAAFFWFGIGQGLIVMLIALFLVAPKKGQVPEIARVSQSRRDFTPGEMVRTPIFWVMYAMFVMMAAGGLMATAQLGPIAKDFHIADVPVSLLGITLPALTFAATIDRVLNGVTRPLFGWISDHIGRENTMFLSFGIEGVGIYMLSQFGQDPILFVILTGLVFFAWGEIYSLFPATCGDTFGSKYAATNAGLLYTAKGTAALIVPYTSILTTMTGSWHAVFLAAAVLNILAALMAIFVLKPMRQAYTRDMSAAEAKPATVIAH from the coding sequence ATGGCCCCATCCACGACATCACACGTTCCACCACCGACGAGCCGGTGGCTGCAATTGCTGTTCGGCATCATCTGCATGTGCATGATCGCTAACATGCAGTACGGCTGGACGTTCTTCGTCAACCCGATGCAGGAGCGGCACGGCTGGGACCGCGCCGCGATCCAGGTCGCCTTCACCCTGTTCGTCCTCACCGAGACTTGGCTGGTGCCGATCGAGGGCTGGTTCGTCGACAAGTACGGCCCGCGGGTCGTGACGCTCATCGGTGGCCTGTTGTGCGGCCTGGCCTGGGTGATCAACGCCTACGCCGACACGCTCTGGCTGCTTTATGTCGGGGCGGCCGTCGGCGGTACCGGCGCGGGCGCGGTCTACGGCACCTGCGTCGGCAACTCGCTGAAGTGGTTCCCCGACCGGCGCGGGCTGGCCGCCGGCCTCACCGCCATGGGCTTCGGCGCGGGCTCGGCGCTCACCGTCATCCCGATCCAGGCGGTGATCCACCATTACGGCTACGAGGCCGCCTTCTTCTGGTTCGGCATTGGCCAGGGCCTGATCGTGATGCTGATCGCCTTGTTCCTGGTCGCGCCCAAGAAGGGGCAGGTGCCCGAGATCGCCCGCGTCAGCCAGAGCCGGCGCGACTTCACACCCGGCGAGATGGTACGCACCCCGATCTTCTGGGTGATGTACGCGATGTTCGTGATGATGGCGGCCGGCGGCCTGATGGCCACCGCCCAGCTCGGCCCCATCGCCAAGGACTTCCACATCGCCGACGTGCCGGTGAGCCTGCTCGGCATCACCCTGCCGGCCCTGACCTTCGCCGCCACGATCGACCGGGTGCTCAATGGCGTGACGCGCCCGCTCTTCGGCTGGATCTCCGACCATATCGGCCGCGAGAACACGATGTTCCTCTCCTTCGGCATCGAGGGCGTCGGCATCTACATGCTGAGCCAGTTCGGCCAGGACCCGATCCTGTTCGTGATCCTGACAGGGCTCGTGTTCTTCGCCTGGGGCGAGATCTACTCGCTGTTCCCGGCGACCTGCGGCGACACCTTCGGCTCGAAATACGCCGCCACCAATGCCGGCCTGCTCTACACGGCCAAGGGCACGGCTGCGCTGATCGTGCCCTATACCAGCATCCTCACGACGATGACGGGAAGCTGGCACGCGGTGTTCCTGGCGGCCGCCGTGCTCAACATCCTCGCGGCGCTGATGGCAATCTTCGTCCTCAAGCCGATGCGGCAGGCCTATACGAGGGACATGTCCGCCGCGGAGGCCAAGCCGGCGACTGTCATCGCCCACTGA
- a CDS encoding CBS domain-containing protein, translated as MFGTMRREPDAAGVRTIHRDRSVAEAAQLLAQPGTGALVVVEGDADATVTGLLTQRDIFRAVAAEGPEIYSRSVWLITDHDFPAVDVGASAQERLKTFCERKVDHIALMESCRISAILSIWDCAGEARAATNPPALPHT; from the coding sequence GTGTTTGGAACGATGCGCCGTGAGCCGGACGCTGCGGGCGTCCGCACCATCCACCGGGACCGATCCGTGGCCGAGGCCGCGCAACTCCTCGCTCAGCCGGGAACGGGCGCGCTCGTCGTCGTCGAGGGCGATGCCGACGCAACGGTGACGGGCCTGCTCACCCAGCGCGACATCTTCCGCGCAGTGGCGGCCGAGGGCCCCGAGATCTACAGCCGCAGCGTCTGGCTCATCACCGATCACGACTTTCCCGCCGTCGATGTCGGCGCTTCGGCGCAAGAGCGGCTGAAGACCTTCTGCGAACGCAAGGTCGATCACATCGCCCTGATGGAATCCTGCCGCATCAGCGCGATCCTGAGCATCTGGGATTGCGCCGGCGAGGCGCGGGCAGCGACGAACCCGCCGGCATTACCGCATACGTGA
- a CDS encoding alpha/beta hydrolase, translating into MSSFAFDPTVALDPRLAGRLAFLPRLPGKPPLPPGRHALGLFETRDAMLRVPEHIDPRLPTPLVVLFHGGGGSAEKILPMLEAHADKRGFLLLAPQSLHPTWDLVIAGNGPDRERLDRALAEVADRFLVDPGHLAFAGHSDGGSYALSLGLTNGDRVSHLIVSSAGFMSVQVQAGAPKVFLSHGTRDEQIPIDRSARNHARLLRAAGYDLTYIEYDGPHAYDPEVVRQAVDFFLGDFFV; encoded by the coding sequence ATGTCCTCCTTCGCCTTCGATCCGACGGTCGCCCTCGATCCCCGGCTGGCCGGCCGGCTCGCCTTCCTGCCGCGGCTGCCGGGCAAGCCGCCGCTGCCGCCGGGCCGCCACGCGCTGGGCCTGTTCGAGACCCGCGACGCGATGCTCCGCGTGCCCGAGCACATCGATCCGCGCCTGCCGACACCGCTGGTCGTCCTGTTCCACGGCGGCGGCGGCAGCGCCGAGAAGATTCTGCCGATGCTGGAGGCGCATGCGGACAAGCGCGGCTTCCTGCTGCTCGCGCCGCAATCGCTGCACCCGACCTGGGATCTCGTGATCGCCGGCAACGGGCCGGACCGGGAGCGGCTCGACCGGGCGCTGGCCGAGGTCGCCGACCGTTTCCTGGTCGATCCGGGCCATCTCGCCTTCGCGGGCCATTCCGACGGCGGCAGCTACGCGCTGTCCCTCGGACTTACCAACGGCGACCGGGTCAGCCACTTGATCGTGTCGTCCGCCGGGTTCATGTCGGTGCAGGTGCAGGCGGGTGCGCCGAAAGTCTTCCTATCGCACGGCACCCGCGACGAGCAGATCCCGATCGACCGCAGCGCCCGCAACCATGCCCGGCTGCTCCGGGCGGCGGGGTACGACCTCACCTACATCGAGTACGACGGTCCGCACGCCTACGATCCGGAGGTGGTGCGCCAAGCGGTGGACTTCTTCCTAGGCGATTTCTTCGTTTAG
- the oxlT gene encoding oxalate/formate MFS antiporter — protein sequence MVNQPAELHARSDAPSAKWWQLAFGVLCMAMIANLQYGWTLFVDPIDAQHHWGRTAIQFAFTIFVATETWLVPIETWFVDRYGPRVVVFFGGVMIALSWTLNAYADSLFLLYAAAVIGGIGAGSVYGTCVGNALKWFPDRRGLAAGATAAGFGAGAAVTVIPIANMIAASGYQKAFLVFGLGQGFVVVLLSFLLRKPSVAVPITRKNLRLPQTKVDRSPKEAVRTPVFWTMYAMFVMVASGGLMAAAQIAPIAHDFKVADVPMSLFGLQMAALTLAISLDRIFDGFGRPFFGWVSDNIGRENTMFIAFVIAAAACILLLGYGRNPVVFVLCTAMYFGVFGEIYSLFPATCGDTFGSKYAASNAGLLYTAKGTAAFLVPFASVLSASYGWSAVFGLIIGLNILAAALAVFVLKPMRRRYLAAEAEIADAEDRAVKLA from the coding sequence ATGGTCAACCAACCGGCAGAGCTACACGCCCGCAGCGATGCGCCTTCCGCCAAATGGTGGCAACTCGCCTTCGGCGTGCTCTGCATGGCGATGATCGCCAACCTTCAATACGGCTGGACCCTCTTTGTCGATCCGATCGACGCGCAGCACCATTGGGGGCGCACGGCGATCCAGTTCGCCTTCACGATCTTCGTCGCCACCGAGACTTGGCTCGTGCCGATCGAGACCTGGTTCGTCGATCGCTACGGCCCGCGGGTCGTGGTCTTCTTCGGCGGGGTGATGATCGCCCTGTCCTGGACCTTGAACGCCTATGCCGACTCGCTCTTTCTGCTCTACGCCGCAGCGGTGATCGGCGGCATCGGCGCGGGCTCGGTCTACGGCACCTGCGTCGGCAACGCCCTGAAATGGTTCCCCGACCGGCGCGGGCTGGCGGCGGGCGCGACCGCAGCGGGCTTCGGCGCGGGCGCGGCGGTCACCGTGATCCCGATCGCCAATATGATCGCCGCGAGCGGCTATCAAAAGGCCTTCCTCGTCTTCGGGCTCGGCCAGGGGTTCGTCGTCGTCCTGCTGTCCTTCCTGCTGCGCAAGCCGTCGGTCGCCGTGCCGATCACGCGCAAGAACCTGCGCCTGCCCCAGACCAAGGTCGACCGCAGCCCGAAGGAGGCGGTGCGCACGCCCGTGTTCTGGACGATGTACGCGATGTTCGTGATGGTCGCCTCCGGCGGCCTGATGGCGGCGGCGCAGATCGCCCCGATCGCCCATGACTTCAAGGTCGCCGACGTGCCGATGAGCCTGTTCGGCCTGCAGATGGCGGCCCTCACCCTGGCGATCTCGCTCGACCGCATCTTCGACGGGTTCGGCCGGCCGTTCTTCGGCTGGGTGTCCGACAATATCGGCCGTGAGAACACGATGTTCATCGCCTTCGTGATTGCCGCGGCAGCCTGCATCCTGTTGCTCGGCTACGGGCGCAACCCGGTCGTCTTCGTCCTGTGCACGGCGATGTATTTCGGCGTGTTCGGGGAGATCTATTCGCTGTTCCCGGCCACCTGCGGCGACACGTTCGGCTCGAAATACGCCGCCAGCAACGCCGGCCTCCTCTACACCGCCAAGGGTACGGCGGCCTTTCTCGTTCCCTTCGCCAGCGTGCTGTCGGCCTCCTACGGCTGGTCGGCGGTGTTCGGCCTCATCATCGGGCTGAATATTCTGGCCGCGGCGCTGGCGGTCTTCGTGCTGAAGCCGATGCGGCGGCGCTACCTCGCGGCGGAGGCCGAGATCGCCGACGCGGAGGATCGCGCGGTGAAACTGGCCTGA